The Vibrio ishigakensis genome has a window encoding:
- a CDS encoding copper chaperone PCu(A)C: protein MKTRFFTLLLCLLSPFTWASGLVEVSHPWAKETPPTVTTSAIFLTITNPTADKRALISASTEAAGITELHTHKMDNGVMKMRKLQRINLSPKADTELKPHGLHIMLFDLKEPLKEGMVIPLTLTFDTGRTMTLSVPVKKMAMKQHHH from the coding sequence ATGAAGACTCGATTTTTCACACTTTTGCTCTGCCTTCTTTCACCTTTCACTTGGGCCAGTGGCCTAGTTGAGGTTTCTCATCCTTGGGCAAAAGAGACGCCACCAACGGTAACCACCAGCGCTATCTTCTTAACCATCACCAACCCAACCGCTGATAAGCGCGCGCTTATTTCTGCGAGCACTGAAGCGGCAGGCATTACTGAGCTACACACTCATAAAATGGATAATGGCGTGATGAAAATGCGTAAACTGCAGCGCATCAATCTATCACCAAAAGCGGATACTGAGCTCAAGCCTCACGGTCTGCATATCATGCTGTTTGATCTTAAAGAACCGCTAAAAGAAGGCATGGTGATCCCACTAACACTCACCTTTGACACTGGCCGCACTATGACGCTGTCTGTACCGGTGAAAAAGATGGCAATGAAGCAACATCATCACTAA
- the queE gene encoding 7-carboxy-7-deazaguanine synthase QueE, which yields MLKLNEIFETIQGEGFFTGVPSIFIRLQGCPVGCAWCDTKQTWDVLEDKETDFGTIIAKTGDDEFWCNQSVDSLVAFCLDKYTARHVVITGGEPCQYDLVSLTDALEANGFRCQIETSGTFEVKASKNTWVTVSPKIGMKGKLPIEPQAMTRANEVKHPVGKQADIDALEELLLANPVGEGVEILLQPISQKPRATQLCIDTCIAKNWRLSIQTHKYLQIA from the coding sequence GTGCTAAAGCTAAACGAGATCTTTGAGACCATCCAAGGCGAAGGCTTCTTCACAGGCGTTCCATCTATATTCATTCGTCTGCAGGGGTGCCCAGTAGGTTGTGCGTGGTGCGATACCAAACAGACCTGGGATGTACTTGAGGACAAAGAAACGGACTTTGGTACTATCATCGCAAAAACCGGGGATGATGAGTTTTGGTGTAATCAGTCTGTGGATTCGCTGGTGGCGTTTTGTTTAGACAAGTACACGGCAAGGCATGTTGTGATCACAGGCGGTGAGCCATGCCAGTACGATCTTGTTTCTCTTACTGATGCTTTGGAAGCGAACGGTTTCCGCTGTCAGATTGAGACCAGTGGTACCTTTGAGGTAAAGGCATCTAAAAACACTTGGGTAACGGTTTCACCTAAGATTGGCATGAAAGGTAAGCTTCCTATTGAACCACAAGCTATGACCCGAGCTAACGAAGTGAAGCACCCTGTGGGTAAACAAGCGGATATTGACGCACTTGAAGAGCTATTGCTGGCTAATCCTGTAGGGGAGGGAGTTGAGATACTGCTCCAGCCGATCAGCCAAAAACCGCGAGCCACCCAATTGTGTATTGATACCTGTATTGCGAAGAATTGGCGTTTGTCTATTCAGACCCACAAGTATTTGCAGATTGCCTAA
- a CDS encoding D-Ala-D-Ala carboxypeptidase family metallohydrolase, producing MFRFLILALVGFSFVASGNDLMKLYKSENEIEYSDLVIDVKGYKVPTRAAFRGWMLMNRAEDRVQEIADQLIAAGITEEPLKTMPMHLILLQGTNWAMNGTSVFTVPDKKQVPNMVRTVKFIQEHVEPVTGPLIPVSGDRDQYYNQTSGGATKSKHLSFCALDLVPINDVSREELHKMLWQVYNKAGRENNMGLGLYSGVRFHIDTCGFRNW from the coding sequence ATGTTTCGATTTTTGATTTTAGCGCTAGTAGGTTTCAGTTTTGTGGCCTCTGGGAATGACTTAATGAAGTTATATAAGTCAGAAAACGAAATTGAATATAGCGATCTGGTTATCGATGTTAAAGGCTATAAGGTGCCTACCCGTGCTGCCTTTAGAGGCTGGATGTTAATGAATCGTGCTGAAGACAGAGTCCAAGAAATTGCAGATCAGCTCATCGCCGCAGGGATCACCGAAGAGCCACTGAAAACCATGCCTATGCACCTTATCCTCTTGCAAGGAACAAACTGGGCGATGAATGGCACGTCCGTGTTTACCGTTCCCGACAAGAAGCAAGTCCCCAACATGGTAAGAACGGTTAAGTTTATCCAAGAACACGTCGAACCGGTAACAGGACCTCTAATTCCAGTATCAGGAGACCGAGATCAGTACTACAACCAAACCTCAGGTGGCGCGACCAAGAGTAAGCACCTTAGCTTTTGTGCACTAGATTTAGTTCCTATCAACGATGTTTCGAGAGAAGAGCTTCATAAGATGCTTTGGCAGGTATATAACAAAGCAGGAAGAGAGAACAATATGGGACTTGGACTCTATTCAGGAGTGAGGTTCCATATTGATACTTGCGGGTTTAGGAATTGGTAA
- a CDS encoding alpha-amylase family glycosyl hydrolase, with translation MSTQITPNIQASDVILHAFDWPYLMVAERAEEIAKLGYKTVLVSPPMKSFIHEKGTDWWQRYQPQDYRIIDNQLGDTQDFRDMMTATRDAGLRVYVDVVFNHMANEAYKRDDLQYPSKEELELYKNESEKYESLKLFGDLSEPLFTEKDFYEAFGIVDWQDKHQVQKGRITGGPNDPGLPSLNDSDYVVEQQQTYLKVLKELGVKGFRIDAAKHISIEQIRKVWTPEITEGVHIFGEIITDGGATKQEYELFLKPYLNKTKLGAYDFPLFNTVFHAFRDKGRMSALIDPYSFGEALKRQRAITFAITHDIPNNDVFRDLVMPEEYEWLAYAYILCRDGGVPLVYTDLDPSGIKDSEGLPRWQDAWKDPRMATLIEFHNRVHGNRMAVLEASDDHLVFERGDQGLVAINKADTEKTFSLRWEHAMRDLVSGDHIDSVDGDVTVTIPAKGYCCLVRVES, from the coding sequence ATGTCAACCCAGATTACTCCGAATATTCAAGCCAGTGATGTGATCCTACATGCCTTCGACTGGCCCTATTTGATGGTAGCTGAGCGCGCCGAAGAGATAGCGAAGCTTGGCTATAAAACCGTACTGGTTTCACCACCGATGAAATCCTTCATACATGAGAAGGGAACCGATTGGTGGCAAAGGTATCAACCTCAGGATTATCGCATCATCGATAACCAACTAGGTGATACCCAAGATTTTCGAGATATGATGACCGCGACACGCGACGCAGGCCTTCGTGTGTATGTAGATGTGGTGTTCAACCACATGGCTAATGAAGCCTATAAGCGAGACGACCTGCAGTATCCGAGTAAAGAGGAACTGGAGCTCTATAAGAACGAGTCAGAGAAATACGAGTCATTAAAACTGTTTGGTGATCTCTCTGAGCCCCTATTTACAGAGAAAGACTTCTATGAAGCTTTTGGCATCGTAGATTGGCAGGATAAACATCAGGTACAGAAAGGACGCATAACCGGTGGTCCCAACGATCCTGGGTTGCCATCGCTCAATGACAGCGACTATGTCGTCGAGCAGCAGCAGACGTACCTGAAAGTCCTCAAAGAGTTGGGTGTTAAAGGCTTCCGTATCGATGCGGCCAAGCACATCAGTATCGAGCAGATACGCAAGGTGTGGACTCCTGAGATAACTGAAGGCGTGCACATTTTTGGTGAGATCATTACCGATGGTGGTGCGACTAAGCAGGAATATGAGCTCTTCCTTAAGCCTTATTTGAATAAGACTAAGTTAGGAGCATACGATTTCCCGCTGTTTAATACGGTTTTTCACGCCTTTCGAGACAAGGGCAGGATGTCTGCGCTAATCGACCCATACAGCTTTGGTGAGGCGCTGAAACGTCAAAGAGCGATTACCTTTGCCATCACTCACGACATTCCAAATAACGATGTCTTTAGAGACTTGGTGATGCCTGAAGAGTATGAGTGGCTAGCTTACGCCTATATCCTGTGTCGTGATGGCGGTGTGCCGCTTGTTTACACGGATTTAGACCCGAGTGGTATTAAGGATTCGGAAGGGTTACCTCGCTGGCAAGATGCTTGGAAAGACCCGCGTATGGCAACCTTGATTGAATTCCATAACCGAGTTCACGGTAATCGTATGGCTGTGCTTGAAGCGAGTGATGATCACTTGGTATTCGAGCGTGGTGACCAAGGCTTGGTAGCTATCAACAAAGCGGATACCGAAAAGACCTTTAGTTTGAGGTGGGAGCACGCTATGCGTGACCTTGTTTCAGGGGACCACATTGATAGTGTTGATGGGGATGTTACTGTGACGATTCCTGCTAAAGGGTATTGCTGTTTGGTGAGAGTAGAAAGCTGA
- the rsgA gene encoding ribosome small subunit-dependent GTPase A: protein MNNLNALGWQPFFQQQLTLEDYEGKVIARVSAHHRSGYTLQTESDSISLAIHDSLPAMTVGDWVILNEDLSFSRLLERSSLFSRKAAGTKVVEQYIASNLDTVFIVMSLNDDFNLSRVERYLALANEAQVEPVIVLTKEDLCDDSQVLKQQVQDLDPMLMIETVNALNSDSVQSLQPWCRTGKTVAFMGSSGVGKSTLVNTLMGEEAQKTGSIREDDSKGRHTTTGRTLMTMPSGAVLLDTPGMRELQLANVSQGLSETFSDVEELAQQCRFSDCSHQGEPGCAVQKAIDEGSLDPRRVNNYMKLQREQARNSASLAELRSHDKQLGKMYRSHQSEARNRKNKP from the coding sequence ATGAATAATCTCAATGCCCTTGGTTGGCAGCCCTTTTTTCAACAGCAGCTGACCTTAGAAGATTACGAAGGTAAAGTGATCGCGCGCGTAAGTGCGCATCACCGCTCCGGATACACCTTACAAACTGAATCTGATTCCATCTCACTTGCCATCCACGATTCGCTGCCAGCGATGACCGTAGGCGACTGGGTTATCCTAAATGAGGATCTGAGCTTTTCTAGACTGCTAGAAAGAAGCTCTCTGTTTTCACGTAAAGCGGCGGGGACTAAGGTCGTTGAGCAATACATTGCCTCTAACTTAGATACAGTGTTTATCGTTATGTCACTTAACGATGATTTCAACCTAAGCCGAGTGGAGCGCTATCTAGCCCTTGCGAATGAGGCTCAGGTTGAGCCAGTGATCGTGCTGACCAAAGAAGACCTCTGTGATGACTCACAAGTGCTCAAACAGCAAGTGCAAGACCTTGACCCTATGCTGATGATAGAGACGGTCAATGCATTGAACTCTGACAGCGTACAATCCCTTCAGCCGTGGTGCAGGACAGGAAAAACCGTCGCATTTATGGGCTCATCCGGTGTAGGAAAGTCGACACTAGTGAACACCTTAATGGGTGAAGAAGCGCAAAAGACAGGTTCTATCCGTGAAGATGATAGCAAGGGCCGCCACACCACCACCGGCCGTACGCTCATGACCATGCCTAGCGGTGCGGTCTTACTCGACACCCCAGGAATGCGTGAGTTGCAATTAGCGAACGTGTCACAAGGCCTTAGCGAGACTTTTTCTGACGTGGAAGAACTGGCACAGCAATGTCGCTTTAGTGACTGTTCACATCAAGGCGAACCAGGTTGCGCCGTTCAGAAGGCTATCGATGAAGGCTCTCTCGACCCAAGACGTGTAAACAACTACATGAAGTTGCAAAGAGAACAAGCCCGCAACAGTGCCTCACTAGCCGAGCTTCGATCTCACGATAAACAACTAGGTAAGATGTATCGCTCCCATCAGAGCGAGGCTAGGAATCGGAAGAATAAACCCTAG